The proteins below come from a single Cervus elaphus chromosome 4, mCerEla1.1, whole genome shotgun sequence genomic window:
- the RINL gene encoding ras and Rab interactor-like protein isoform X1 yields MTAQPEDKASAGPTDQERLIPSQGNGAGETPLRVLGTPEPLLRLQRTWGVWQIPELDAHSAKALLDLWPSGSFLVIGHDPRQVLVLKSGPSPGEVNTYQIQKLPGGVCLESSKLCMSDLPHLLAFLSASRDVLPRTLLLPPPTLGPGDQNTDPLQIDSIQLNTSRRVLFLVNKLYVETHRGWGMEQTPPETTPETAERHGPAPRNPAPHRVSWVEGPLSPEEHHLRPALASLVEEKEEEEEEDDKDEEEGPEDVLTQHVRALARARSSYVAKQFRGFRARLTSDAGGPHRPGDPATELLQDVRHLLTDLQDHLAKDPDVRAVFASRGPGAPQKEEDLGSAVEAALCRAVLAPLKPALWMRLRTLRAPELRQLRRRQVALRAEAGPPGAQGAGRERRSPAPTLRSRIHARLAHLHAACAPRRKVSLLLAVCSDVYKGLARGENQEPLGADAFLPALTEELIWSPDIGETQLDVEFLMELLDPDELRGEAGYYLTTWFGALYHIAHYEPDTARAPKGLSSEVRASLRKWHRRRTLHKQNPAGDQAKLPFEEPWAIEIMQETKDG; encoded by the exons ATGACGGCCCAGCCAGAGGACAAGGCCTCAGCAGGCCCCACGGACCAGGAGAG ACTAATCCCATCACAGGGGAATGGAGCTGGTGAGACCCCCTTAAGGGTCCTTGGGACCCCAGAGCCACTCCTTCGCCTTCAGAGGACATGGGGGGTGTGGCAGATCCCAGAGCTGGATGCCCACAGTGCGAAAGCCCTTCTGGACCTGTGGCCATCAGGG AGTTTCCTGGTCATAGGACATGATCCCAGACAGGTCCTGGTGTTGAAGTCAGGACCTTCACCAGGGGAAGTCAACACCTACCAGATCCAGAAGCTTCCTGGAG GTGTGTGTCTGGAATCCTCTAAGCTCTGCATGTCAGATCTGCCGCATCTCCTGGCCTTCCTATCAGCCAGCAG GGATGTTTTGCCCAGAACATTGCTCTTGCCCCCTCCTACCCTGGGGCCTGGAGACCAAAACACAG ATCCTCTGCAGATTGACAGCATCCAACTCAACACTTCAAGGAGGGTGCTCTTCCTGGTGAACAAGCTCTACGTGGAGACCCACAGAGGATGGGGGATGGAGCAGACCCCGCCAGAGACAACTCCAGAGACTGCAGAGAGACATGGTCCAG CCCCCAGGAACCCAGCCCCTCACCGTGTCTCCTGGGTGGAAGGTCCGCTCAGCccagaggaacaccatcttaGGCCAGCTCTGGCCAGCctggtggaggagaaggaggaagaggaggaggaggatgacaAAGATGAAGAAGAAGGACCTGAGGATGTGCTCACTCAGCACGTCCGGGCTTTAGCCAGGGCCCGGAGCAGCTACGTGGCCAAGCAGTTCCGAGGCTTCCGGGCGCGCCTCACCTCAGATGCTGGGGGCCCCCACAGGCCTGGGGACCCGGCCACAGAGCTGCTTCAGGACGTCCGGCACCTCCTTACTGACCTCCAGGATCACTTAGCAAAGGATCCAGATGTCAGGGCTGTCTTTgcaagcagggggcctggggcccCCCAGAAGGAGGAGGATCTAG GCTCCGCAGTGGAGGCGGCCTTGTGCCGCGCGGTGCTGGCGCCGCTGAAGCCCGCCCTGTGGATGCGACTCCGCACGCTCCGCGCCCCAGAGCTGCGGCAACTACGGCGGCGACAGGTAGCCCTGCGGGCGGAGGCGGGGCCTCCGGGAGCCCAGGGGGCGGGGCGTGAGAGGCgaagccccgcccccaccctgcgGAGCCGCATTCACGCGCGCCTGGCGCACCTCCACGCGGCCTGCGCCCCGCGCCGCAAGGTGTCGCTCTTGCTGGCGGTGTGCAGTGACGTCTACAAGGGTCTGGCTCGTGGGGAGAACCAAG AGCCCTTGGGGGCCGACGCCTTCCTGCCAGCGCTGACAGAGGAACTGATCTGGAGTCCAGACATTGGGGAGACGCAGCTGGACGTAGAGTTTCTCATGGAGCTCCTGGATCCGGACGAACTACGGGGAGAAG CCGGGTACTACCTGACCACGTGGTTTGGGGCGCTGTACCACATTGCCCACTACGAGCCTGACACGGCCCGCGCGCCCAAGGGGCTCAGCTCTGAGGTCCGGGCGTCTCTGCGCAAGTGGCACCGCAGGCGGACGCTGCACAAACAGAACCCTGCCGGGGACCAG GCCAAGCTGCCCTTTGAGGAACCGTGGGCGATAGAGATTATGCAAGAGACCAAAGATGGTTAG
- the RINL gene encoding ras and Rab interactor-like protein isoform X2: MSDLPHLLAFLSASRDVLPRTLLLPPPTLGPGDQNTDPLQIDSIQLNTSRRVLFLVNKLYVETHRGWGMEQTPPETTPETAERHGPAPRNPAPHRVSWVEGPLSPEEHHLRPALASLVEEKEEEEEEDDKDEEEGPEDVLTQHVRALARARSSYVAKQFRGFRARLTSDAGGPHRPGDPATELLQDVRHLLTDLQDHLAKDPDVRAVFASRGPGAPQKEEDLGSAVEAALCRAVLAPLKPALWMRLRTLRAPELRQLRRRQVALRAEAGPPGAQGAGRERRSPAPTLRSRIHARLAHLHAACAPRRKVSLLLAVCSDVYKGLARGENQEPLGADAFLPALTEELIWSPDIGETQLDVEFLMELLDPDELRGEAGYYLTTWFGALYHIAHYEPDTARAPKGLSSEVRASLRKWHRRRTLHKQNPAGDQAKLPFEEPWAIEIMQETKDG; the protein is encoded by the exons ATGTCAGATCTGCCGCATCTCCTGGCCTTCCTATCAGCCAGCAG GGATGTTTTGCCCAGAACATTGCTCTTGCCCCCTCCTACCCTGGGGCCTGGAGACCAAAACACAG ATCCTCTGCAGATTGACAGCATCCAACTCAACACTTCAAGGAGGGTGCTCTTCCTGGTGAACAAGCTCTACGTGGAGACCCACAGAGGATGGGGGATGGAGCAGACCCCGCCAGAGACAACTCCAGAGACTGCAGAGAGACATGGTCCAG CCCCCAGGAACCCAGCCCCTCACCGTGTCTCCTGGGTGGAAGGTCCGCTCAGCccagaggaacaccatcttaGGCCAGCTCTGGCCAGCctggtggaggagaaggaggaagaggaggaggaggatgacaAAGATGAAGAAGAAGGACCTGAGGATGTGCTCACTCAGCACGTCCGGGCTTTAGCCAGGGCCCGGAGCAGCTACGTGGCCAAGCAGTTCCGAGGCTTCCGGGCGCGCCTCACCTCAGATGCTGGGGGCCCCCACAGGCCTGGGGACCCGGCCACAGAGCTGCTTCAGGACGTCCGGCACCTCCTTACTGACCTCCAGGATCACTTAGCAAAGGATCCAGATGTCAGGGCTGTCTTTgcaagcagggggcctggggcccCCCAGAAGGAGGAGGATCTAG GCTCCGCAGTGGAGGCGGCCTTGTGCCGCGCGGTGCTGGCGCCGCTGAAGCCCGCCCTGTGGATGCGACTCCGCACGCTCCGCGCCCCAGAGCTGCGGCAACTACGGCGGCGACAGGTAGCCCTGCGGGCGGAGGCGGGGCCTCCGGGAGCCCAGGGGGCGGGGCGTGAGAGGCgaagccccgcccccaccctgcgGAGCCGCATTCACGCGCGCCTGGCGCACCTCCACGCGGCCTGCGCCCCGCGCCGCAAGGTGTCGCTCTTGCTGGCGGTGTGCAGTGACGTCTACAAGGGTCTGGCTCGTGGGGAGAACCAAG AGCCCTTGGGGGCCGACGCCTTCCTGCCAGCGCTGACAGAGGAACTGATCTGGAGTCCAGACATTGGGGAGACGCAGCTGGACGTAGAGTTTCTCATGGAGCTCCTGGATCCGGACGAACTACGGGGAGAAG CCGGGTACTACCTGACCACGTGGTTTGGGGCGCTGTACCACATTGCCCACTACGAGCCTGACACGGCCCGCGCGCCCAAGGGGCTCAGCTCTGAGGTCCGGGCGTCTCTGCGCAAGTGGCACCGCAGGCGGACGCTGCACAAACAGAACCCTGCCGGGGACCAG GCCAAGCTGCCCTTTGAGGAACCGTGGGCGATAGAGATTATGCAAGAGACCAAAGATGGTTAG